A portion of the Bufo gargarizans isolate SCDJY-AF-19 chromosome 7, ASM1485885v1, whole genome shotgun sequence genome contains these proteins:
- the LOC122944111 gene encoding uncharacterized protein LOC122944111 codes for MTSDTITLSFADTDAERILSQVTSTSDFLNIPTSEFQKRHWERERRRLTAYELHAITLAEYYKVKRIPRGLRVHLRPTFFPNDPDYSRDFEKIINKCSYDLILLTINRIQTAVTELQTQILATEQQLRDSLTSEEFGKLKESVDTYIATYKRDTEEKKRSKFLRDSEDYHLNRVYRWQDPTWRQKPGYRRSPRPGSFTSSSGNESTGPQDSRPFLRRGRRPRGGGGGVQDASTTNLTARPGSSQTIQTRSQTSSTH; via the exons ATGACTTCAGATACTATTACATTAAGTTTTGCGGACACCGATGCCGAGAGGATACTGTCTCAAGTGACATCGACATCCGACTTCTTAAATATCCCAACAAGCGAATTCCAGAAGCGGCACTGGGAGCGTGAACGCAGACGACTCACCGCATATGAATTACATGCGATTACTTTGGCTGAGTACTATAAGGTCAAAAGGATCCCTAGAGGTCTGAGGGTACATTTACGCCCGACCTTTTTTCCCAATGATCCTGATTATAGCAGAGACTTTGAAAAGATTATAAACAAATGCTCTTATGACCTGATCTTACTGACGATCAATCGCATACAAACGGCGGTGACGGAACTCCAGACACAGATCTTGGCAACCGAACAGCAGCTGAGAGATTCTCTAACCTCTGAGGAATTTGGGAAACTTAAAGAGTCCGTGGACACTTATATTGCTACTTATAAAAGAGACACAGAGGAGAAGAAAAGGTCCAAGTTTTTGCGCGATAGCGAAGATTACCACCTGAACCGTGTATACAGATGGCAAGACCCGACATGGCGCCAGAAACCAGGTTACAGAAGATCGCCAAGACCCGGATCCTTTACCTCCAGTTCCGGAAACGAATCCACTGGACCGCAAGATTCCCGTCCTTTTTTACGGAGAGGCAGGCGCCCACGCGGCGGCGGAGGAGGCGTGCAGGACGCAAGCACCACAAACCTTACAGCAAGGCCCGGATCGAGCCAAACAATTCAGACCCGTTCGCAG acatcaTCTACTCATTGA